The following are encoded together in the Streptomyces sp. NBC_00341 genome:
- a CDS encoding family 16 glycosylhydrolase, protein MSSPHLTRRLLVSALSVLALVSATSSLASAAPAPLPAAQGSVTNQASAAAATFTDDFDGAAGSAVDGGKWQIETGDNVDNHERQYYTAGNSNAALDGQGHLVITARKENPSNYQCWYGTCEYTSARLNTSGKFTQAYGHVEARMKIPRGQGMWPAFWMLGDDIGQVGWPNSGEIDIMENVGFEPGTVHGTLHGPGYSGSAGIGAGYTLPGGQAFADDFHTFAIDWAPDSITWSVDGNVYQHRTPADTNGNTWAFNKPFFLILNLAVGGYWPGDPDGNTTFPQQLVVDHVRVTTSDNQPPA, encoded by the coding sequence ATGAGCTCCCCCCACCTGACCAGGCGCCTCCTGGTCTCCGCACTCTCGGTTCTCGCCCTCGTCTCGGCCACCTCCAGCCTCGCCTCCGCCGCTCCCGCTCCCCTTCCTGCGGCACAGGGCTCCGTCACGAACCAGGCGTCCGCAGCTGCCGCGACGTTCACCGACGACTTCGACGGGGCCGCCGGTTCCGCCGTGGATGGCGGCAAGTGGCAGATCGAGACCGGAGACAACGTCGACAACCACGAGCGGCAGTACTACACCGCCGGGAACAGCAACGCGGCGCTGGACGGCCAGGGCCATCTCGTCATCACCGCGCGCAAGGAGAACCCGAGCAACTACCAGTGCTGGTACGGCACCTGCGAGTACACGTCGGCGCGGCTGAACACCTCGGGCAAGTTCACCCAGGCCTACGGTCATGTCGAGGCCCGGATGAAGATCCCGCGCGGCCAGGGCATGTGGCCCGCCTTCTGGATGCTCGGCGACGACATCGGGCAGGTCGGCTGGCCCAACTCCGGCGAGATCGACATCATGGAGAACGTCGGCTTCGAGCCCGGCACCGTCCACGGCACCCTGCACGGACCCGGCTACTCCGGCTCCGCCGGCATCGGCGCCGGATACACCCTCCCGGGCGGCCAGGCCTTCGCCGACGACTTCCACACCTTCGCCATCGACTGGGCCCCCGACTCCATCACCTGGTCCGTCGACGGCAACGTCTACCAGCACCGCACCCCCGCCGACACCAACGGCAACACCTGGGCCTTCAACAAACCCTTCTTCCTCATCCTCAACCTCGCCGTCGGCGGCTACTGGCCCGGCGACCCCGACGGCAACACCACCTTCCCCCAGCAACTCGTCGTCGACCACGTCCGCGTCACCACCAGCGACAACCAACCCCCGGCCTGA
- a CDS encoding histidine phosphatase family protein, translating to MTVRVMLISPAMNAALREARFVGDAPLDASGLRQARSAAGVVPAADRCLRGPSLRCAATADALGLRSDPEPALRDWEMGRWSGARLTEVSADEPDGVAAWLTDPSAAPHGGESLLELCARVGAWVDSPHGRQHGSHGSGGSRGGDDGRVLAVAEPAVIRAATVHALDLPPQAFWRLDVAPLTVTELSGRAGRWNLRCGRPLPPESGN from the coding sequence ATGACGGTACGGGTGATGTTGATCTCACCGGCGATGAACGCCGCGCTGCGCGAGGCCCGGTTCGTCGGCGACGCACCCCTGGACGCATCCGGCCTGCGGCAGGCCCGGTCCGCCGCAGGCGTGGTGCCCGCGGCAGACCGGTGCCTGCGGGGTCCGTCCCTGCGCTGCGCCGCCACCGCGGACGCCCTCGGACTCCGCTCCGATCCCGAACCCGCGCTGCGTGACTGGGAGATGGGCCGCTGGTCCGGCGCACGGCTCACCGAGGTGAGCGCGGACGAGCCGGACGGGGTGGCGGCCTGGCTGACCGATCCGTCCGCCGCTCCGCACGGGGGCGAGTCCCTGCTGGAGCTGTGCGCACGGGTGGGCGCGTGGGTCGACTCCCCGCACGGAAGACAACACGGGAGTCACGGGAGCGGCGGGAGCCGAGGGGGCGACGACGGGCGGGTGCTGGCGGTGGCCGAGCCCGCCGTCATCCGGGCCGCCACCGTCCACGCGCTGGACCTCCCGCCACAGGCCTTCTGGCGGCTGGACGTGGCTCCGCTGACCGTCACGGAGCTCAGCGGCAGGGCGGGGCGGTGGAACCTGCGCTGCGGCCGGCCGCTCCCGCCGGAATCCGGGAACTGA
- a CDS encoding CbtB-domain containing protein codes for MAQTAAPTTGAPAITPISLKAIAPWAVFFGIVMLILLYFVGAEQGATSVISGAGVHEWVHDGRHLLGFPCH; via the coding sequence ATGGCACAGACTGCTGCCCCCACCACCGGCGCACCCGCCATCACCCCCATCTCCCTGAAGGCCATTGCCCCTTGGGCGGTCTTCTTCGGCATCGTCATGCTGATCCTGCTGTACTTCGTCGGCGCCGAGCAGGGCGCCACCTCCGTCATCTCGGGCGCGGGCGTGCACGAGTGGGTCCACGACGGCCGTCACCTGCTCGGCTTCCCCTGCCACTGA
- a CDS encoding CbtA family protein, translated as MNSISVRALLVRGMLAGLIAGALALVVAYCLGESRVDAAIALEEAHSHDHGGGEELVSRTMQSTAGLATGVLVFGVAIGGIAALVFCYALGRMGRFGPRATAALIAGAALLTVYVVPFLKYPANPPAVGNPDTIGKRTTLFFLMVALSVLLAVAAVILGRRLAPRLGSWNATIAAAAGYVLVIGLAYAFLPSFNEVGRDFPATLLWQFRLATLAVQFTLWTTFGLVFGYLTERLLVPRARAVTAGSGTSERTATAAG; from the coding sequence ATGAACTCCATATCTGTCAGAGCTCTGCTGGTCCGCGGCATGCTGGCCGGCCTGATCGCGGGCGCGCTCGCGCTGGTCGTCGCCTACTGCCTCGGTGAGTCCCGGGTGGACGCGGCCATCGCCCTCGAAGAGGCGCACAGTCACGACCACGGCGGCGGCGAGGAACTCGTCAGCCGCACCATGCAGTCCACCGCGGGTCTCGCCACCGGCGTGCTCGTCTTCGGTGTGGCCATCGGCGGCATCGCCGCACTCGTCTTCTGCTACGCGCTCGGCCGGATGGGCCGGTTCGGCCCGCGGGCCACGGCGGCGCTGATCGCGGGCGCCGCTCTGCTGACCGTGTACGTCGTGCCGTTCCTGAAGTACCCGGCCAATCCGCCGGCCGTCGGCAACCCCGACACCATCGGCAAACGCACCACGCTGTTCTTCCTGATGGTCGCTCTCAGCGTGCTGCTGGCCGTCGCCGCCGTCATCCTCGGGAGGCGACTGGCTCCCCGACTGGGCTCCTGGAACGCGACGATCGCCGCGGCGGCCGGCTATGTCCTGGTGATCGGCCTCGCGTACGCCTTCCTGCCCTCGTTCAACGAGGTGGGGAGGGACTTCCCGGCCACCCTGCTGTGGCAGTTCAGACTGGCCACGCTCGCGGTTCAGTTCACGCTCTGGACCACGTTCGGGCTGGTCTTCGGCTACCTCACGGAGCGGTTGCTGGTGCCGAGGGCGCGGGCCGTGACGGCCGGAAGCGGAACGTCGGAACGAACCGCCACCGCCGCGGGCTGA
- a CDS encoding GNAT family N-acetyltransferase, with product MTVLGTSRLLLRAMSASDAEHVVAGRPPDGVRWADGYPSPGEQAAATRLLGTFAGAGDPSPFGSYEIRLGEDGPVIGGMGFHGAPDEAGHVTIGYGLVPSVRGMGYASEALRALLRFARDRGVTCVHGDTDLDNIASQHVMTAAGMRFVRQDSALKHYRVDWDGPGQE from the coding sequence ATGACTGTTCTCGGTACTTCCCGCCTCCTGCTCCGCGCCATGAGCGCATCCGACGCCGAGCACGTGGTGGCGGGCCGGCCGCCGGACGGCGTCCGCTGGGCGGACGGGTACCCCTCTCCGGGCGAGCAGGCGGCGGCCACGCGGCTGCTCGGCACCTTTGCTGGCGCCGGGGATCCGAGCCCGTTCGGCTCGTACGAGATACGGCTCGGGGAGGACGGGCCGGTGATCGGCGGGATGGGGTTCCACGGAGCGCCCGACGAGGCCGGGCACGTCACGATCGGGTACGGGCTGGTGCCCTCGGTCCGGGGCATGGGGTACGCCTCCGAGGCGCTCCGCGCGTTGCTGCGGTTCGCCCGGGACCGGGGCGTCACCTGCGTGCACGGGGACACCGACCTCGACAACATCGCGTCCCAGCACGTCATGACGGCCGCGGGCATGCGATTCGTGCGTCAGGACTCCGCGCTGAAGCACTACCGGGTGGACTGGGACGGGCCCGGTCAGGAGTGA
- a CDS encoding tetratricopeptide repeat protein, producing MSDTYYEFGTAAERWERAQFFFESKEYLVAARILGGLVDEVPEQVAPRLLLARAYYHSARLGRAETELRAVLELDPVEHYARLMLGRTLERQGRPAEAATHLRVAAALSGDFTPAGGE from the coding sequence ATGAGCGACACCTACTACGAGTTCGGAACCGCCGCCGAGCGGTGGGAGCGCGCGCAGTTCTTCTTCGAGTCGAAGGAGTACCTGGTCGCGGCCCGGATTCTGGGCGGGCTGGTCGACGAGGTGCCGGAGCAGGTCGCGCCGCGTCTGCTGCTGGCCAGGGCCTATTACCACTCGGCGCGGCTCGGCCGGGCCGAGACAGAGCTGCGGGCGGTGCTGGAACTCGATCCCGTCGAGCACTACGCCCGGCTGATGCTCGGGCGCACGCTGGAGCGCCAGGGTCGCCCGGCGGAGGCGGCGACGCACCTTCGGGTCGCGGCCGCGCTGTCCGGGGACTTCACACCGGCCGGGGGCGAGTAG
- a CDS encoding pirin family protein, with the protein MSNLDRQAVPSVCGGRGFVVAEPVRELLTPRRVKLGESTEVRRLLPNLGRRMVGAWAFVDHYGPDDIADEPGMQVPPHPHMGLQTVSWLHEGEVLHRDSLGSLATIRPRELGLMTSGRAISHSEESPRSHAALLHGAQLWVALPNAHRDADPHFQHHTDLPTVTAPGLTATVILGNLDGATSPGTAYTPIVGADLALNRGAEARLPLDPDFEYAVLSMSGEAEVDGVPVLPGSMLYLGCGRDELPLRAESDAGLMLVGGEPFEEEIVMWWNFVGRSHEEIEQARADWMGGDRFGAVHGYDGAPLPAPALPPVPLKPRGRVR; encoded by the coding sequence ATGAGCAATCTCGATCGCCAGGCCGTCCCCTCCGTCTGCGGAGGACGCGGCTTCGTCGTGGCCGAACCGGTACGTGAACTCCTCACCCCGCGCCGCGTGAAGCTGGGGGAGTCCACCGAGGTCCGCAGACTGCTGCCCAATCTCGGTCGCCGCATGGTCGGGGCCTGGGCCTTCGTGGACCACTACGGCCCCGACGACATCGCCGACGAGCCCGGGATGCAGGTACCGCCCCACCCCCACATGGGCCTGCAGACGGTCAGCTGGCTGCACGAGGGCGAGGTCCTGCACCGCGACAGCCTCGGCAGCCTGGCGACGATCCGCCCGCGCGAACTCGGCCTGATGACCTCCGGCCGGGCGATCAGCCACTCCGAGGAGAGCCCCAGGTCGCACGCCGCGCTGCTGCATGGCGCGCAGCTCTGGGTCGCGCTCCCGAACGCCCACCGCGATGCCGATCCGCACTTCCAGCACCACACGGACCTGCCGACGGTCACCGCCCCGGGCCTCACCGCCACGGTGATCCTCGGCAACCTCGACGGCGCGACCTCGCCCGGTACCGCGTACACCCCGATCGTCGGCGCGGACCTGGCCCTGAACCGGGGCGCAGAGGCGCGTCTCCCGCTCGACCCCGACTTCGAGTACGCGGTGCTGTCGATGTCCGGAGAGGCCGAGGTCGACGGCGTACCCGTCCTGCCGGGCTCGATGCTCTACCTCGGCTGCGGCCGCGACGAACTCCCGCTGCGCGCGGAGTCCGACGCCGGTCTGATGCTCGTGGGCGGTGAGCCCTTCGAGGAGGAGATCGTCATGTGGTGGAACTTCGTGGGACGTTCGCACGAGGAGATCGAGCAGGCCCGTGCGGACTGGATGGGCGGTGATCGGTTCGGCGCAGTGCATGGCTACGACGGTGCACCGCTCCCTGCTCCGGCGTTGCCCCCGGTGCCCTTGAAGCCCCGGGGGCGGGTGCGTTGA
- a CDS encoding IS5 family transposase (programmed frameshift), whose translation MSVVVRRHELSDAEWAVLSRLLPSSGTAGRPRSDDRVVLNGIVWKLRTGSAWRDVPERYGSWQTLYTRFRRWALDGTFSRMLRALQAEKDAAGDIDWLVSVDSTIVRAHQHAAGGKRGHTEGDEAGDHALGRSRGGLSTKLHLVCDGHGRPLAFVLTGGNVNDCTRFEEVLDAICVPRIGPGRPRTRPDHVIADKGYSSRKIRAYLRKRGIRHTIPERIDQASGRLRRGSRGGRPPRFNREVYRLRNVVERCFNRLKQWRGLATRYDKTHESFQATVTIASILLWI comes from the exons ATGTCGGTTGTGGTGCGTCGTCATGAGCTGTCGGATGCTGAGTGGGCTGTCCTGTCGCGGTTGTTGCCGAGTTCGGGGACGGCGGGGCGGCCGCGGTCGGATGACCGCGTGGTGCTGAACGGGATTGTGTGGAAGTTGCGTACGGGGTCGGCCTGGCGGGATGTGCCGGAACGCTACGGCTCCTGGCAGACGCTCTACACGCGTTTCCGCAGGTGGGCGCTGGATGGCACGTTCTCTCGCATGCTGCGGGCTCTGCAGGCGGAGAAAGATGCGGCCGGGGACATCGACTGGCTGGTGTCGGTCGATTCCACGATCGTGCGGGCCCATCAGCACGCCGCCGGCGGCAAAAGGGGTCA CACCGAGGGGGACGAAGCGGGTGATCACGCCCTCGGCAGATCCCGAGGCGGACTGAGCACCAAGCTCCACCTGGTCTGCGACGGACACGGCCGCCCACTCGCCTTCGTTCTGACCGGCGGGAACGTCAACGACTGCACTCGCTTCGAGGAGGTCCTGGACGCCATCTGCGTTCCCCGCATCGGTCCAGGCCGGCCACGCACCCGGCCCGACCACGTCATCGCGGACAAGGGCTACAGCTCCCGTAAGATCCGCGCCTACCTGCGAAAGCGCGGCATCCGCCACACGATTCCCGAACGCATCGACCAGGCCAGCGGCCGCCTACGCCGAGGCTCACGTGGCGGCCGACCACCGCGTTTCAACAGGGAGGTCTACCGACTCCGCAACGTCGTCGAGCGCTGCTTCAACCGGCTCAAACAATGGCGCGGCCTGGCCACCCGCTACGACAAGACCCACGAGTCGTTCCAGGCCACCGTCACCATCGCCTCAATCCTGTTATGGATCTGA
- a CDS encoding SDR family NAD(P)-dependent oxidoreductase, whose protein sequence is MMLTTRQDRVAVVTGAAGGIGQAICRQLAARGAVIVAVDLNEPTETLRLLEAAGHQSIGIQADVSDLDQTLHVGEEVRDRLGRCDILVNNAGIYPRYDIDELDHATWRRVLAVNLDSQFLMVKAVLPLMKEGGWGRIVNLTSNSIGLASPGVSHYMASKMGAIGFTRGLANDVAAFGITVNAVGPTMSRTPGIVSAVPDAAQQHISQLQAIKRVGEPEDVVGTIAFLTGEDSYFVTGQTIMADGGLTRL, encoded by the coding sequence ATGATGCTCACGACTCGTCAAGACCGCGTCGCTGTGGTGACGGGGGCCGCCGGCGGAATAGGGCAAGCCATCTGCCGACAACTCGCTGCCCGGGGTGCCGTCATCGTCGCCGTCGACCTGAACGAACCCACCGAGACCCTCAGGCTGCTCGAAGCAGCGGGCCACCAGAGCATCGGAATCCAGGCAGACGTCTCCGACCTCGACCAGACACTCCACGTGGGCGAGGAAGTCCGCGACCGCCTCGGCCGCTGCGACATCCTCGTGAACAATGCCGGCATCTATCCCAGATACGACATCGACGAGCTCGACCATGCGACGTGGCGGCGTGTCCTGGCCGTAAATCTCGACTCGCAGTTCCTGATGGTGAAGGCCGTGCTTCCGCTGATGAAGGAGGGCGGCTGGGGTCGCATCGTCAACCTCACCTCGAACTCGATCGGCCTCGCCAGCCCCGGGGTATCCCACTACATGGCGAGCAAGATGGGTGCGATCGGCTTCACCCGGGGACTGGCTAATGACGTAGCCGCCTTCGGTATCACCGTGAACGCCGTTGGCCCGACCATGTCCCGAACACCGGGAATCGTCTCCGCGGTCCCCGACGCGGCTCAGCAGCACATCTCGCAGCTGCAGGCCATCAAAAGGGTCGGCGAGCCCGAGGATGTGGTCGGGACCATCGCGTTCCTCACCGGCGAGGACTCGTACTTCGTCACCGGGCAGACGATCATGGCCGATGGCGGGCTCACGAGACTGTGA
- a CDS encoding glycoside hydrolase family 3 N-terminal domain-containing protein: MNTRAPRNEGHPYQNPALTPDERTEDLLARMTLEEKAGQLFHTMLTMNPDGTLIETGDPAMVPMSTTDLLETKGLTHFNLLGSYGAREMALWQNALQERAAATRLGIPVTLSTDPRNAFTDNPGAALNAGAFSQWPEPIGLGAIGDAELVHRFADTVRREYLAVGFRVALHPQIDLATDPRWSRQSGTFGNDARLTGELAAAYIRGLQGDTLGSQSVATMVKHFPGGGPQKDGEDPHFPHGKEQIYPGGMRDHHLAPFKAAIAAGASQMMPYYGQPIGTDWEEVGFGFNKDVLTGLLRDELGFTGIVCTDWGLLTDAKILGETHVARAWGVEHLSPAERAAKSLDAGADQFGGEQCPELIVELVRSGRITETRIDASVGRLLREKFVLGLFDNPYVDIDAASRIVGNPEFTAAGEDAQRRAITVLTNRDTLLPLTGAPKLYLQGVRPEAAAAYGQVVSDPAQADIAVVRLSTPYEERANKFESFFHSGDLSFPPAELAAMLDLMKTVPTIACVNLERAAVFPEIADHAAALLADFGASDTAVLDVVFGHATAQGRLPFELPRSMAAVAASREDVPNDTEDPVFPAGHGLTL, from the coding sequence ATGAACACCCGTGCACCCCGCAACGAGGGCCACCCCTACCAGAACCCCGCCCTCACCCCCGACGAGCGCACCGAGGACCTGCTCGCCCGCATGACGCTGGAGGAGAAGGCCGGCCAGCTCTTCCACACCATGCTGACCATGAACCCCGACGGCACTCTCATCGAGACCGGGGATCCCGCCATGGTCCCCATGAGCACCACAGACCTGTTGGAGACCAAGGGCCTCACCCATTTCAACCTGCTCGGCAGCTACGGCGCCCGCGAGATGGCCCTGTGGCAGAACGCCCTTCAGGAACGCGCCGCCGCCACCCGCCTCGGCATCCCGGTCACGCTCTCCACCGACCCCCGCAACGCCTTCACCGACAACCCCGGTGCCGCGCTGAACGCCGGCGCGTTCTCCCAGTGGCCCGAGCCCATAGGCCTCGGCGCGATCGGGGACGCCGAACTCGTCCACCGCTTCGCCGACACCGTCCGCCGCGAATACCTGGCCGTCGGCTTCCGCGTCGCGCTGCACCCCCAGATCGACCTCGCCACCGACCCACGATGGTCACGGCAGAGCGGCACCTTCGGCAACGACGCCCGCCTCACCGGAGAACTCGCCGCCGCCTACATTCGCGGCCTCCAGGGCGACACCCTCGGATCCCAGTCGGTGGCCACCATGGTCAAGCACTTCCCCGGCGGCGGCCCGCAGAAGGACGGCGAGGACCCGCACTTCCCCCACGGCAAGGAACAGATCTACCCGGGCGGCATGCGCGACCACCACCTCGCCCCGTTCAAGGCCGCCATCGCTGCCGGGGCCTCGCAGATGATGCCCTACTACGGCCAGCCCATCGGCACCGACTGGGAAGAGGTGGGCTTCGGCTTCAACAAGGACGTCCTCACCGGACTGCTGCGCGACGAGCTCGGCTTCACCGGCATCGTCTGCACCGACTGGGGCCTGCTCACCGACGCCAAGATCCTCGGCGAGACGCACGTCGCCCGCGCCTGGGGCGTCGAACACCTCAGCCCCGCCGAACGGGCCGCGAAGTCCCTGGACGCGGGTGCCGACCAGTTCGGCGGTGAGCAGTGCCCGGAACTGATCGTTGAACTCGTCCGCTCCGGCCGGATCACCGAAACACGCATCGACGCCTCGGTGGGCCGGCTGCTGCGGGAGAAGTTCGTCCTCGGACTCTTCGACAACCCGTACGTCGACATAGATGCCGCTTCCCGCATCGTCGGCAACCCCGAGTTCACCGCCGCGGGTGAGGACGCTCAGCGCCGTGCAATCACTGTGCTGACCAACCGCGACACGCTGCTCCCGCTCACCGGCGCCCCCAAGCTGTACCTCCAGGGAGTGCGCCCGGAAGCAGCCGCCGCCTACGGCCAGGTCGTCAGCGACCCCGCCCAGGCCGACATCGCCGTCGTCCGGCTCTCCACCCCCTACGAGGAACGCGCGAACAAGTTCGAGTCCTTCTTCCACTCCGGCGACCTCTCCTTCCCCCCGGCCGAACTTGCCGCGATGCTCGACCTGATGAAGACCGTCCCCACGATCGCCTGTGTCAACCTGGAACGCGCGGCCGTATTCCCCGAGATCGCCGACCACGCCGCCGCCCTCCTCGCAGACTTCGGAGCGTCCGACACAGCCGTCCTCGACGTCGTCTTCGGCCACGCCACCGCCCAGGGCCGCCTCCCCTTCGAGCTCCCGCGCTCCATGGCCGCCGTTGCAGCGTCCCGCGAGGACGTCCCCAACGACACCGAAGACCCGGTCTTCCCCGCAGGCCACGGCCTCACCCTCTGA
- a CDS encoding MFS transporter — protein sequence MPPQAPARLVVGIVLAQMGIFLAILTPVVVTLALRVDEIVPKGQRGAKLGTVMAVGAVLALVANPLFGALSDRTTSRFGRRRPWLLGGMSVGFAGLAVIAFGDTVSLLTLGWALAQLGCNAALAAVTSTIPDLIPEEQRARVSGFVGMSSALAMILGSLLANVFQDTLALAFLIPAALGLAAVCYLCTVMTDRPAAKGSFPPYGLREFGLSFWVNPRKHPDFSWNFVSRFLVFAGISAVTTYQVYFLEDRLGYSEDEVTGKMFLGTIIMVLMSVAGSVAGGFLSDRVGRRKPFVLGAAILIGVGLLLLAVAHSYALFLIALFFFGIGQGLYMAVDLALAAAVLPDPATSAKDMGVLNVANALPQSLVPIVAPAVLAIGGGNENYTALFLLGGICAALGATAIQFVRAVR from the coding sequence GTGCCGCCGCAGGCCCCGGCCCGCCTCGTCGTCGGCATCGTGCTGGCACAGATGGGCATCTTCCTGGCCATCCTCACGCCGGTGGTCGTCACGCTCGCCCTGCGGGTCGACGAGATCGTTCCCAAGGGGCAGCGCGGTGCGAAGCTCGGCACCGTCATGGCCGTCGGCGCCGTCCTCGCGCTGGTCGCCAACCCGCTCTTCGGCGCCCTCTCCGACCGCACCACCAGCCGCTTCGGCCGCCGCCGGCCGTGGCTGCTGGGCGGCATGAGCGTCGGCTTCGCCGGCCTGGCGGTCATCGCCTTCGGCGACACCGTCTCGCTGCTCACGCTGGGCTGGGCCCTGGCTCAGCTCGGCTGCAACGCGGCCCTGGCCGCAGTGACCTCGACCATCCCCGACCTGATCCCGGAGGAGCAGCGCGCCCGGGTCTCCGGATTCGTCGGCATGAGCAGCGCCCTGGCGATGATCCTCGGTTCATTGCTGGCCAACGTCTTCCAGGACACCCTCGCCCTCGCCTTCCTCATCCCTGCCGCGCTCGGCCTGGCCGCCGTCTGCTACCTCTGCACAGTGATGACGGACCGGCCCGCCGCGAAGGGGAGCTTTCCTCCCTACGGGCTCAGGGAATTCGGGCTGAGCTTCTGGGTGAACCCGCGCAAGCACCCCGACTTCAGCTGGAACTTCGTCAGCCGCTTCCTGGTCTTCGCCGGCATTTCGGCGGTCACGACCTACCAGGTGTACTTCCTCGAGGACCGCCTCGGGTACAGCGAGGACGAGGTCACCGGCAAGATGTTCCTCGGCACCATCATCATGGTCCTGATGAGTGTCGCCGGGTCCGTGGCCGGCGGCTTCCTCTCCGACCGCGTCGGGCGCCGCAAACCGTTCGTGCTCGGCGCGGCCATACTCATCGGCGTCGGCCTGCTCCTGCTCGCCGTCGCCCACAGCTACGCCCTGTTCCTGATCGCCCTGTTCTTCTTCGGTATCGGCCAGGGCCTCTACATGGCCGTCGACCTCGCCCTCGCCGCCGCGGTCCTGCCCGATCCGGCGACCTCCGCCAAGGACATGGGCGTCCTGAACGTCGCCAACGCCCTCCCCCAGTCCCTCGTCCCCATCGTCGCCCCTGCCGTCCTCGCGATCGGCGGCGGAAACGAGAACTACACCGCGCTCTTCCTCCTCGGCGGGATATGCGCCGCACTGGGTGCCACCGCGATCCAGTTCGTCCGCGCCGTCCGCTGA
- a CDS encoding TetR/AcrR family transcriptional regulator has protein sequence MPPRKPRGSYAVGDERRQRILDTAVEHFARNGYHASSLARIAHDVGITQGGLLHHFRSKEDLLLSVLGESEERDRAWVFSDDGLTDTRQVTAAQHVTAAIKLVSLNTTRPGLVRMFTVLSAEAAEPGHPAHAFFTQRYDRLVGNISGAFRRSIDSGEIRPDVDPVAVAEEIIAVMDGLQIQWSLNPARFDMVGRLHAYYDRLLRTITTQGTGILPA, from the coding sequence ATGCCTCCCCGAAAGCCTCGTGGCAGCTATGCCGTGGGCGATGAACGCCGCCAGCGCATCCTGGACACCGCTGTCGAGCACTTCGCCCGCAACGGCTACCACGCCAGCTCGCTCGCCCGGATCGCTCACGACGTCGGCATCACCCAGGGCGGCCTGCTGCACCACTTCCGCAGCAAGGAAGACCTACTGCTCTCCGTTCTCGGCGAGAGCGAGGAACGCGACCGCGCGTGGGTCTTCAGCGACGACGGCCTGACGGATACTCGGCAGGTGACGGCTGCTCAACACGTGACTGCCGCGATAAAACTGGTCTCTCTCAATACCACCCGTCCCGGCCTCGTGCGCATGTTCACCGTGCTGTCCGCGGAGGCCGCCGAGCCGGGACACCCCGCCCATGCCTTCTTCACGCAGCGCTACGACCGGCTGGTGGGCAACATCTCCGGCGCATTCCGGCGCAGTATCGACAGTGGTGAGATCCGTCCGGACGTCGACCCCGTAGCCGTGGCCGAGGAGATCATCGCCGTCATGGACGGACTACAGATCCAGTGGTCTCTCAACCCCGCCCGGTTCGACATGGTCGGCCGTCTGCATGCCTACTACGACCGCCTCTTGCGCACGATCACCACTCAGGGGACGGGAATCCTTCCAGCCTGA
- a CDS encoding fumarylacetoacetate hydrolase family protein, with protein MRIVGIKRLHDSCGVEVATLIEEQKQVSVIAPLADFWADPTGHLSRPPTGRTLALADVELVPPVLPDARVFCIGLNYAEHAAEGSFRDQDLPTYPTLFARWTQSLTVDGAEVPVPSNEEGLDWEGEVVAWVGTPLVDATPEAAVQAVIGYSTFNDLTARKAQKLTTQWSLGKNGDRSGPIGPMVPAAEVGDLKDGRRLRTRVNGQTVQDASTSQMIYGVGETLSLISHTLSLRPGDLLATGTPSGVGYARTPPQLLQPGDTVEVEVEGLGVLRNVVVGNHCRSVNTAI; from the coding sequence ATGAGAATAGTAGGCATCAAGCGACTCCACGACAGCTGCGGCGTGGAGGTCGCCACGTTGATCGAGGAGCAGAAGCAGGTCTCCGTCATCGCCCCACTCGCTGATTTCTGGGCCGATCCGACGGGGCATCTCTCACGGCCCCCCACCGGGCGGACACTTGCCCTCGCCGATGTCGAACTGGTTCCGCCGGTACTCCCCGACGCCCGCGTCTTTTGCATCGGACTCAACTACGCGGAGCACGCCGCGGAGGGCAGTTTCCGGGATCAGGACCTTCCCACGTATCCCACCCTCTTCGCGCGATGGACCCAGTCTCTGACCGTTGATGGAGCCGAGGTCCCCGTACCGTCGAACGAGGAGGGACTCGACTGGGAGGGCGAAGTGGTCGCCTGGGTCGGAACACCTCTCGTCGATGCCACCCCCGAGGCGGCCGTGCAAGCCGTCATCGGATACTCCACGTTCAACGATCTGACCGCTCGCAAGGCCCAGAAGCTGACCACCCAGTGGTCGTTGGGGAAGAACGGAGACCGATCCGGGCCGATCGGCCCGATGGTTCCGGCCGCGGAGGTAGGCGACCTGAAGGACGGCCGGCGACTGCGGACACGGGTCAACGGCCAGACGGTTCAGGATGCCAGTACCAGTCAGATGATCTACGGGGTCGGGGAAACGCTGTCGCTGATCTCGCACACGCTGTCCCTGCGCCCGGGTGATCTCCTCGCGACCGGCACGCCGTCGGGCGTCGGCTACGCCCGTACGCCTCCGCAGCTGCTTCAGCCGGGGGACACGGTCGAGGTCGAGGTCGAGGGACTGGGCGTGCTGCGCAATGTCGTGGTCGGTAACCACTGCCGGTCGGTCAACACGGCCATCTGA